One genomic segment of Triplophysa rosa linkage group LG22, Trosa_1v2, whole genome shotgun sequence includes these proteins:
- the stard13a gene encoding stAR-related lipid transfer protein 13 isoform X4, giving the protein MPREIEAKEACDWLKAAGFPQYAQLYEDSQFPIEISAVKRDHDFLDKDLVEPLCRRLDTLNKCASMKLDVSLPRKKSEDSDEEDLLAISTRWTFERNSRRWSRLQDIDYLLGRAEERSPSEVGEGLRTTVSSESILTDLSEPEICSLHSEDSLSAMPDSASLAPLHLPRDLPHYGSLPAKSRRRGRTRAKDFLRRMETIGRTWGPAMGRSERRSLVISAPVLQSEPQALKTLHCVQIFNGELPIAENTPLTNNCANSLASSEASSQSETSGSAGSTPNTKGRGLKFHTPGKRAGVYLEDIDVLAGAPQRRRPVEQSRKHDFHSYEELLVHIPKDHKPGTFPKALSIESLAPSSKEHLISWKVMNSEQQPLKNRKLGGRDHRPVTRCCPRGSRISVYDNVPGSHLYASTGDLLDLEKEDIFPHLDDILLHVNGLQQIVDHWSKSVLPESEGAGGEESRPDQRITDGQSSSQITLDYEGNSVIGLTTSSDGNRDGVSLNDTDTSSIRERRDSGVGASLTRPRFRWPSFRMSNLLCQSGISLQISSQSVGQFSLLQKFSLLRLTAIMEKYSMSNKHGWTWSVPKFMKRMKGPDYKDKAVFGVPLIVHVQRYGHPLPISLQLALRYLRSQCLDQVGLFRKSGVKSRIHALRQMCESSPENVSYEDQSAYDVADMVKQFFRDLPEPLLTSKMGETFLHIYQYVPKEQRLQAVRAAIMLMADENREVLQTLLCFLKDVTSSVEENQMTPMNLAVCLAPSLFHLNIMKNDNLSPRSIQRKYATGRPDQKDLNENLAATQGLSHMIAECNHLFEIPQEMVSQSRNSYMEAELLAPSIDELCKRQPQQDEEEEEEVESSYHSYLEKQVQNLIKDSKDRNKGWVTRANVDNTEVSFKKVGDGTPLRQWRVSAEVEAPPSVLLNRILRERHLWDGNLLQWKVLETLDKQTEVYQYVLNSMAPHPSKDFVVLRTWRTDLPKGVCVLVSVSIDREDGAQLGGGRGVVLESQYLLEPCGSGKSRLTHKCRVDLKGKSPEWYNKAFGHICATEAVHIRNSFQTVDPEGPETKI; this is encoded by the exons aaataGAAGCAAAGGAGGcatgtgattggctgaaagCGGCAGGATTCCCACAGTATGCCCAACTGTACGAGG ATTCCCAGTTTCCCATTGAAATATCCGCAGTCAAGAGGGACCATGACTTTCTCGACAAAGATCTTGTGGAGCCTCTTTGCCG TCGACTCGACACTCTGAACAAGTGTGCCTCCATGAAACTGGACGTGAGCCTCCCCAGAAAGAAA AGTGAGGACTCTGATGAGGAGGACCTGTTGGCCATCAGCACTAGATGGACGTTTGAGCGGAACAGTCGCCGCTGGTCACGTCTGCAAGACATCGATTACCTCCTGGGTAGAGCGGAGGAGCGAAGCCCCTCAGAGGTCGGCGAGGGTTTGCGGACCACCGTGAGCAGTGAGAGCATTCTGACGGACCTGAGCGAGCCGGAGATCTGCTCCCTCCACAGCGAAGACTCCTTGTCCGCCATGCCCGATTCTGCCTCGCTTGCCCCACTGCACTTACCTAGAGACCTGCCTCATTACGGTTCACTTCCTGCCAAGAGCAGGCGACGCGGACGCACGCGCGCCAAAGACTTCCTGCGGAGGATGGAGACAATCGGTCGGACGTGGGGCCCGGCAATGGGCCGGTCAGAGCGACGCTCTTTGGTTATCAGTGCTCCAGTTTTACAAAGCGAGCCCCAGGCGTTGAAAACTTTACATTGTGTTCAGATCTTCAACGGCGAGCTTCCAATCGCTGAAAATACACCACTGACTAACAACTGCGCGAATTCACTCGCCAGCAGCGAGGCGAGCAGTCAATCGGAGACCAGCGGCAGTGCCGGAAGCACACCGAACACGAAAGGACGAGGTTTGAAGTTTCACACTCCTGGTAAACGTGCAGGCGTCTACTTGGAGGATATCGATGTTCTCGCAGGCGCCCCCCAGAGGAGGAGACCGGTAGAACAGAGCCGTAAACATGACTTCCACTCCTATGAGGAGCTATTGGTGCACATCCCAAAAGATCACAAGCCGGGTACCTTCCCCAAAGCTCTCTCCATTGAGAGTCTGGCACCGTCGAGCAAGGAGCACCTTATAAGTTGGAAGGTCATGAATTCAGAACAGCAGCCGCTGAAGAACAGGAAACTAGGTGGAAGGGATCACCGGCCCGTGACTCGCTGCTGTCCGCGGGGAAGTCGGATCAGCGTGTACGACAACGTGCCCGGCTCGCACCTATACGCAAGCACGGGGGATTTACTGGATCTGGAGAAGGAGGATATATTCCCGCACTTAGATGACATTCTGCTGCATGTGAATGGCCTGCAGCAGATTGTAGACCATTGGTCTAAAAGCGTCTTGCCGGAAAGTGAAGGGGCGGGGGGAGAAGAAAGCAGGCCGGACCAGAGGATTACAGATGGCCAGTCCTCCAGTCAAATCACACTGGATTATGAAGGGAACTCGGTAATCGGCCTGACCACGTCAAGCGACGGGAACAGAGACGGGGTTTCGCTAAATGACACAGACACTTCCAGCAtcagagagaggagagactcagGGGTGGGAGCATCTCTCACACGACCACG GTTTAGATGGCCCAGCTTCAGGATGTCAAACCTTCTCTGCCAATCAGGAATCTCATTACAGATATCCAGCCAATCAGTGGGCCAGTTTAGCTTGCTGCAGAAGTTCTCTTTACTGCGTCTCACTGCtatcatggagaaatactccaTGTCCAACAAGCACGGCTGGACTTG GTCAGTTCCTAAGTTTATGAAGAGGATGAAGGGCCCAGATTATAAGGATAAGGCGGTTTTTGGAGTTCCTCTGATTGTTCACGTGCAGCGCTATGGACATCCTCTGCCCATCAGTCTACAGCTCGCGCTGCGCTATTTAAGGAGTCAGTGTTTAGACCAG GTCGGCCTTTTCCGCAAATCTGGCGTGAAGTCTCGCATTCATGCTCTGCGGCAGATGTGCGAAAGCTCTCCGGAAAACGTCAGCTACGAGGACCAGTCTGCGTATGACGTGGCCGACATGGTTAAACAGTTCTTCAGAGATCTGCCTGAACCTCTCCTCACCAGCAAGATGGGAGAAACCTTTCTTCACATATACCAAT ATGTTCCTAAAGAACAGCGCTTACAGGCTGTCCGGGCCGCCATCATGCTGATGGCTGATGAAAACCGTGAGGTCCTGCAGACGCTGCTGTGCTTCCTAAAGGATGTCACTTCTTCTGTTGAGGAAAACCAGATGACCCCGATGAACCTGGCGGTGTGCCTCGCTCCGTCTCTCTTCCACCTCAACATCATGAAGAATGATAACCTGTCACCAAG GTCTATTCAGAGGAAGTATGCCACGGGGCGGCCTGACCAAAAGGACCTGAATGAGAACCTTGCAGCCACTCAGGGGCTTTCCCACATGATTGCTGAATGCAACCACCTGTTTGAA ATCCCACAGGAGATGGTGTCTCAGTCCAGGAACTCATACATGGAAGCTGAGCTGCTGGCGCCCTCTATAGACGAGCTCTGTAAAAGACAACCGCAACaagatgaggaggaggaggaagaggtggAGAGCTCCTATCACTCTTACCTGGAGAAGCAGGTACAGAATCTGATAAAAGACAGCAAGGATAGAAACAAGGGATGGGTGACTAGAGCAAACGTCGACAATACAGAGGTCTCATTCAAAAAG GTGGGAGATGGGACCCCATTGAGACAGTGGCGTGTGTCTGCAGAGGTGGAGGCTCCTCCATCTGTGTTGCTGAACCGCATTCTGCGGGAGCGCCATCTATGGGACGGTAACCTGCTCCAGTGGAAGGTTCTGGAAACTCTGGACAAACAAACTGAGGTGTATCAGTATGTGCTCAATAGCATGGCCCCTCACCCCAGCAAAGACTTTGTGGTGCTCAG GACGTGGAGGACAGATTTGCCAAAAGGCGTGTGTGTGCTGGTGTCAGTATCGATCGATCGTGAGGATGGAGCGCAGCTGGGGGGAGGGAGAGGGGTGGTTCTGGAATCGCAGTATCTGCTGGAACCGTGTGGTTCTGGCAAGTCCAGGCTCACACATAAATGCAGAGTTGATCTGAA AGGCAAGTCTCCAGAGTGGTACAACAAAGCTTTCGGCCATATCTGTGCTACTGAGGCCGTCCACATCCGCAACTCCTTTCAGACTGTGGATCCCGAGGGCCCAGAGACCAAAATCTGA